A genomic window from Purpureocillium takamizusanense chromosome 2, complete sequence includes:
- a CDS encoding Inositol-phosphate phosphatase (EggNog:ENOG503NVG6~COG:G) produces MPFTRFIGEETYSAGSSRDYLVDASPTWIVDPLDGTVNFTHLFPMFCVSIALVVDHEPVIGVINAPLLNQLFTSCRGRGAWLDETHRLPLVRDPIPPLPPDAPSGCIFSCEWGKDRRDGPEGNLIRKVDSFVTMAAEPGARERLGGMVHGVRSLGSATMDLAYTAMGSLDIWWEGGCWEWDVAAGIAILQEAGGLVTSANPPEDPAWAEIPRVQLGSRLYLAIRPTGPSDTETALEAQHRVIRQVWKRVRPLGYSRATAPQRSSK; encoded by the exons ATGCCATTTACTAGGTTCATTGGCGAAGAGACATACTCTGCCGGGTCCTCTCGCGactacctcgtcgacgcctccccCACCTGGATCGTCGACCCCCTCGACGGCACCGTAAACTTCACCCACCTCTTCCCCATGTTCTGCGTCtccatcgccctcgtcgtcgaccacgaGCCCGTCATCGGCGTCATCAACGCGCCCCTCCTCAACCAGCTCTTCACCTcgtgccgcggccgcggcgcctggcTCGACGAGACGCACCGCCTGCCCCTCGTGCGCGATCCCATCCCGCCCCTGCCGCCCGACGCGCCCAGCGGCTGCATCTTCTCCTGCGAATGGGGCAAGGACAGGAGGGACGGGCCCGAGGGAAACCTGATTCGCAAGGTCGACTCTTTCGtcaccatggcggcggagccggGCGCGCGAGAGCGCCTAGGTGGCATGGTACATGGCGTGCGGAGCCTGGGGAG TGCTACCATGGACTTGGCCTACACAGCCATGGGGTCTCTCGATATCTGGTGGGAAGGCGGCTGCTGGGAGTG GGATGTTGCGGCTGGAATCGCAATCCTCCAAGAGGCCGGCGGCTTGGTGACAAGTGCCAATCCTCCCGAAGATCCTGCCTGGGCTGAGATTCCCAGAGTTCAGCTGGGGAGTCGCCTCTACTTAGCGATTCG GCCCACCGGCCCATCGGACACGGAGACAGCCTTGGAAGCACAACATCGTGTGATTCGCCAAGTTTGGAAGAGGGTGAGGCCCCTAGGCTATAGCCGAGCAACTGCACCGCAACGGTCAAGCAAATAG
- a CDS encoding 3-dehydroquinate dehydratase (COG:H~EggNog:ENOG503P36E): MAQRILLINGPNLNLLGTREPQIYGSATLADVVAQAQAQAQQLSVRVDVFQSNHEGAIVDRIHAAAGFVGTTATTTSLAGGDDDEGKIKEEEAAADAVVINPGALTHTSVAIRDALLGTGLPFVEVHVSNVHARETWRGRSYLSDKAEAVICGMGVFGYTAAIEFAARHMKSKEGGPSRL; the protein is encoded by the coding sequence atggcccagAGGATCCTCCTCATCAACGGCCCCAACCTCAACCTGCTGGGCACGCGCGAGCCCCAAATCTACGGCTCCGCGAccctcgccgacgtggtCGCACAGGCGCAGGcccaggcgcagcagctatccgtccgcgtcgacgtcttccAGTCCAACCACGAGGGGGCCATTGTGGACCGCatccatgccgccgcgggctttGTTGGcacaacagcaacaacaacaagcctcgcaggcggcgacgacgacgaggggaaGATtaaggaggaagaggcggccgccgacgccgtcgtcatcaaccCGGGCGCGTTGACGCACACGAGCGTCGCAATCCGAGACGCGCTGCTGGGGACGGGCCTGCCGTTTGTCGAGGTGCACGTCTCCAACGTGCACGCCCGGGAGACGTGGCGCGGGCGTAGCTATCTGAGCGAcaaggcggaggcggtgatTTGCGGGATGGGGGTGTTTGGGTACACGGCGGCGATTGAGTTTGCGGCGCGGCATATGAAGAGTAAGGAGGGCGGGCCGTCCAGGCTGTAG
- a CDS encoding 4-hydroxyphenylpyruvate dioxygenase (COG:E~EggNog:ENOG503NXVV), translating into MAIKRAVCTMSLGRCFAGHSLVHKLDAASRHGFTGIELFYEDLVALARDMSVSSSGGSSGDTQADQLSAAASIRRLCADRALEIICLQPFTHYEGLLDRDLHARRVQEMRFWVRLAHALGTDLICLPSSFLAVSELTDDMATIADDLRVLADIGLASTPVIRFAYEALCWGTRVDTWEASWDVVERVARPNFGICLDTFNIAGRIYADPTAPSGRTHGCDAALAASLRRLVSTVERSKVFLVQLADAERLARPLDQTHLFHVAGQPPRMSWSRNARLFYGETAHGAYLPVKSVLDAIVRGLGYKGWLSFEVFNRRLADVDEDVPDKMARRAAISWEKMARDMHLETVAATGNNHVATDRERTQAML; encoded by the coding sequence ATGGCCATCAAGCGCGCCGTCTGCACCATGTCTCTCGGCCGGTGCTTCGCCGGCCACTCCCTCGTCCACAAGCTCGACGCGGCAAGCAGACACGGCTTCACAGGCATCGAGCTCTTCtacgaggacctcgtcgccctcgcgcgtgACATGtccgtcagcagcagcggcggcagcagcggcgacaccCAGGCCGACCAActatccgccgccgcctccatccgcAGACTCTGCGCCGACCGCGCCCTCGAAATCATCTGCCTCCAGCCCTTTACGCACTACGAGGGGCTCCTGGACAGGGATCTGCACGCGCGCCGGGTGCAGGAGATGCGCTTCTGGGTGCGGCTGGCGCACGCGCTCGGGACCGATCTGATATGCCTGCCGAgcagcttcctcgccgtctcaGAGCTGaccgacgacatggccaccatcgccgacgaccttcgcgtcctcgccgacattggtctcgcctcgacgcccgtgaTCCGCTTCGCGTACGAGGCCCTCTGCTGGGGCACCCGCGTCGACACCTGGGAGGCGAGCTgggacgtcgtcgagaggGTCGCGCGCCCCAACTTTGGCATCTGCCTCGATACGTTCAACATCGCGGGGCGCATCTACGCCGACCCCACGGCCCCATCCGGGCGCACGCACggctgcgacgccgccctcgccgcgtccctgcgccgcctcgtgTCGACTGTGGAGCGCAGCAAGGTCTTCCTcgtgcagctcgccgacgcggagcgCCTGGCGCGGCCGCTCGACCAGACGCACCTTTTCCACGTCGCGGgtcagccgccgcgcatGAGTTGGTCGCGCAACGCGAGGCTCTTTTACGGAGAGACGGCGCACGGCGCGTACCTGCCCGTCAAGTCCGTGCTGGACGCCATCGTCCGTGGGCTCGGCTACAAGGGCTGGTTGAGCTTTGAGGTGTTCAACAGGAGGTTggcggacgtggacgaggacgtgccTGACAAGAtggcgcgacgggcggcgatTTCGTGGGAGAAGATGGCACGGGACATGCATCTTGAGACGGTCGCCGCGACTGGAAACAATCACGTAGCTACCGATCGGGAGAGAACGCAGGCAATGCTGTAA
- a CDS encoding Quinate/shikimate dehydrogenase (NAD(+)) (EggNog:ENOG503NWXQ~COG:E) encodes MALQRATPHGGATTQQPAAAAPFLLGEEQLVRETSALDKHGYLFGQKITHSLSPFLHQVIYESLGLRWGQVRLDSCDMELFLRLVRHPDFYGASVTMPNKVAILPHLDLMTDECRAVGACNTLFLQYPHDDDDDDDDDPTDRQQQQQQQGQQGRQRQGRTRRPLLCGANTDVVGVRDSFLRNVADPALVYHDRPALVIGGGGAARSAIYALARWMRATDIYLVNRDADEVEGLMRDYRAAAVGGCSGGGGETLVHVATEEQARRLPAPGAIVACVPDVAPRTDGEKLARRIVEVFLAKQRGRRRREWHGAEEEEQQQQQQQEEKEQEEEKQQQEENDDDDYDGHDRSDDAATPPPRRTKGAMLDMCYNPTPFTALGALAERHGWQVILGTEALVWQGLEQDRYWTGRPVDELPVDKVKAAIAASVAQTSQSRL; translated from the exons ATGGCACTGCAGCGGGCGACtccccacggcggcgcgacgacgcagcagcccgcggcggcggcccccttcctcctcggcgaggagcagctcgtgCGCGAGACGTCCGCCCTGGATAAGCACGGCTATCTCTTCGGCCAGAAGATTACGCACTCGCTCTCGCCGTTTCTGCACCAGGTCATCTACGAGAGCTTGGGGCTGCGATGGGGCCAGGTGCGGCTCGACTCGTGCGACATGGAGCTCTTTCTGCGGCTCGTCCGGCACCCTGACTTTTACG GCGCCTCGGTGACCATGCCCAACAAGGTCGCCATCCTGCCTCACCTCGACCTCATGACCGACGAgtgccgcgccgtcggcgcctgcAACACCCTCTTCCTGCAGTAcccccacgacgacgacgacgacgacgacgacgacccgaccgaccgacagcagcagcagcagcagcagggacAGCAgggacgacaacgacaaggaCGAACCCGACGCCCTCTCCTCTGCGGCGCAAAcaccgacgtcgtcggcgtccgcgACTCCTTCCTGcgcaacgtcgccgacccggCCCTCGTGTACCACGACCGACCcgcgctcgtcatcggcggcggcggcgccgcccgcagcgccatctacgccctcgcccgctggATGCGCGCCACGGACATTTACCTCGTCaaccgcgacgccgacgaggtggagGGCCTGATGCGCGACTaccgcgccgcggcggtgggcgggtgcagcggcggtggtggcgagaCGCTCGTGCACGTCGCCacggaggagcaggcgcgtcggctgcccgccccgggGGCGATTGTCGCGTGCGTGCCGGACGTGGCGCCGCGTACCGACGGGGAGAAGTTGGCGCGGCGCATTGTTGAGGTGTTTCTGGCCAAGcagagggggaggaggcggcgggagtggcacggcgcggaggaggaggagcagcaacagcagcagcagcaggaggagaaggagcaggaggaagagaagcagcagcaggaggagaatgacgacgacgactatgATGGCCATGACaggagcgacgacgcggccacgccccccccgcggcgcACCAAGGGCGCCATGCTCGACATGTGCTACAACCCCACGCCCTTCACCGCGCtgggcgccctcgccgagcggcACGGCTGGCAGGTCATCCTGGGCACCGAGGCGCTCGTATGGCAGGGCCTGGAGCAGGACCGGTACTGGACGGGGAGGCctgtcgacgagctgcccgtggacaaggtcaaggcggCCATTGCGGCGAGCGTGGCGCAGACATCGCAGTCGAGGCTTTAG